Genomic window (Brevibacterium paucivorans):
AGATGAGTGAGGACAAGCCATGACACAGGGTGTGGAGACATCCCAGCCAACCGTTGCAGTGATCGGCCTAGGTTACATTGGCCTACCAACCGCCGCTGCTCTTGCCAACGGTGGTGCTAAAGTAATCGGCGTCGATGTAAAAGAATCCACCGTAGACGCAGTCAACCGCGCCGAGCTTCCCTTCGTAGAAGAAGGTATGCAGGAAGTTTTGACAAAGGCAGTCACGAGCGGAAACCTCACCGCCAGCCTCGAAACACCAGTTGCACAAAACTACATCGTGGCTGTACCCACCCCTTTTAAGGGTGACCACGAACCTAACCTGGCCTACATTGAGGACGCCGCGACTAAAATCGCGCCCCAGCTCAAGGGTGATGAACTGGTCATCCTCGAATCAACTTCTCCTCCCGGTGCCACTGAGCGAATGGCTCAGGTCATCCTGGACGCTCGCCCTGACCTGACCATGGAACCGGGCCAGGACAACTCTGTCTACTTCGCTCACTGCCCAGAACGCGTGCTTCCTGGCCGAATTGTAGAAGAACTGCGCACGAACGACCGCATTGTTGGTTCGCTCAACGGCGACGCTGGTGAACGCGCACGCGACCTCTACAAGCTTTTCTGCGACGGCGAATTCCTGATGACTGACGCTAAAACCGCAGAGCTGTCCAAACTCGTCGAGAACTCATTCCGCGATGTCAACATCGCATTCGCAAACGAATTGTCGGTCATTTCTTCAGACCTCGGAATCGACGTCTGGGAGCTCATCGAACTGGCCAACCACCACCCTCGCGTCAACATTCTGCAGCCTGGCCCAGGTGTTGGTGGCCACTGCATTGCTGTTGACCCATGGTTCATCGTGTCGTCTGCGCCTGAAACTGCCCGCATTGTTCGCGCCGCACGTGAGATCAACGACGCGAAACCAGAGTTCGTTCTCAACCAGATCATTCCGCAGGCAGAAAAGTTCACCGCCCCCAAGGTCGCTGTTTTGGGTCTTGCGTTTAAGCCCAACATTGACGACCTGCGCGAAAGCCCGGCAATGCTCATTACTGAACAGCTTGCCCAGCGTCTTCCTCAGGGTCAGATCCTGGCAGCCGAACCAAACATCAAGGAACTCCCTGCCAAGCTTGCAGAGTTCGAAAATGTGCAACTGACCGAACTCAACGATGCAATCCGCGACGCCGACATCGTGCTCTTGCTCGTTGACCACGATGAGATCAAGGCAGTTGACCCATCAGCGGTCAACGCTGGCTTCGTCTACGACACCCGCGGAGCGTGGCGCACCAAGTAACCGCTTTTAAACAAAATGCCGGGGCTAGTTCATGTTGAACTAGCCCCGGCATTTAGCTTAACTACCAAGCACCGTTCTTAGCGGTTTCTGCAAACTGCGCAACTTCGCCGTTAGCGTACGCCTCTTGCATCCGTTTCTGTTCCTTCTCATCAACCACAATGATCGAAGCTTTACCAGCACGGCCCGGCCCCTTGTTGGGCGCGGTGAAGAAGTGCATATCGCTGGCCCTAAGCCCACGCATTCCAAGCCCCATCTTCACCATCTTGTCGGACGAAAGACCGTCGTCGACCGTCACGTACGGCGAAAACTCCTTGACGATGTTGGAGATCTTCCCGGGGTCTGAAAGCGTGTTACCTGACAAGGTCTTGCGCATAACACCCTTCAGGAATTCCTGCTGGTGACGCATACGCGTGTAATCACCATCCGCAAAGTTCTTACGAGCACGCACAAAGTCCAGCGCGCGCTTGCCCTCGACGTTGTTTACACCAGCTTCAAAGTTCGACCCGTTCGACGAAAACGCTTCTTCAGACTTCACGTCAACGCCACCGAGCGCGGTACTCAATCCTTGGAAACCTTCAAAGTCGATAATTGCGACGTGGTGGATAGGCGCACCAATGAACTCGCTGAAAGTCTTAGTCGCTAACGGCAATCCACCGTACGACATCGCGGCGTTAATCTTTGCCTTTCCATGACCTTCGACGTCCACCCACGAGTCACGTGGAACCGACATCACGTAAATGCCTGAGTTATCAGCTGGGATGTGCGCGATCAAGATCGTGTCTGACCGGAATCCACGAGCGCTCGTGTAGTCAACGTCTTTTTTCCTTGCGTCGGATCCCAGCAACAAGATGTTTGTGCCTTTTCCATCTTTGCTGGCGTCTGGTGGTGGGTTGTCACCAAAAATCTTGCTTGCCTCAATCTTCTGTGACCCCTTGTCCCACAGTGATTTGACGTACAGGAAGTACCCGCCAATAGCCGCCATCCCCAGGAGAACCAAAACAACTAGACCAGAAATGACCCACTTCCCAGCGGTCATTTTCTTCTTTTTTGCCCGAGGTCGTCGCAGCTGAGATTCCTCGCTGGTTTCGGGACTGTCATCGAAAATATCTGAGTGTGACACTGAAGCTCCGCACTGTCGTAAAAAGACCTAACGAATATTGTACGAGGTTCATACGGTCATTCCAGAATGCGTGGCCGCGTTCGAGGAATCTCCCATGAAATTAGACTGTCCTTATGATTAACGACGTTGTTATTTGCTCTCCTCTACGCACGCCAGTGGGCGGGTTCGGTGGCCAGTTTGCTTCGCTCACGGCACCTCAGCTAGCAACACAGTTGTTCGAAGCACTGTTAGCAAAAATCGCCTTGGACCCTGAACACATCGACGACGTGGTTCTTGGGCACGGTTACCCAACCATGGAGGCCCCGTCCATTGGACGCGTTGTCGCACTCGACGCTGGCTTGCCGGTTCGCGTAGCCGGAAGACAGGTCGATCGACGGTGCGCTTCTGGCCTGCAAGCAGTCCTTGACGCTGCCGGACAAATCGCAACAGGAGGTGCTTCGCTGGTGGTTGCGGGTGGAGTTGAGTCGATGTCTGGTGCCGGATTCTTTGTGGATGGCATCAGGTGGGGTTCGGTCAACGGAACCGTCAACATGAAAGATTCCCTTCAACGTGGCCGGGTCACGGCAGGTGGCAAGAATCATGTCATTCCAGGTGGAATGATCGAAACTGCTGAAAATTTGCGGAGGAAGTACGCCATTTCACGTGAAGAACAGGATCTACTAGCAGTTGAGTCGCACAGGCGCGCGACGCAGGCGCAACGGGCTGGGCATTTCATGGAAGAAATTGTGCCGGTTACGGTACCTGGTACCCGCAAGGTCACTGAACACCAGGTACACACTGATGAGCACATTCGCCCCAATTCCACGCTAGAAAAGCTTGCGCAACTCTCCCCTATTTTAAAGAGCACCGATCCGAAGTCCACCGTGACGGCGGGTAATGCTTCCGGCCAAAATGACGGCGCCGCCATGTGCATTGTGACAACCATGCGGGAAGCTGAACGCAACGGGCTCACACCGCTTGTGCGGCTGGTGAGTTGGGGTGTGAGTGGAGTGGCACCAGAAACCATGGGCATTGGACCAGTTCCGGCAACCGAGTATGCGCTCAACCGCGCAAACCTTGCACTGCCAGATATGGATCTCATCGAACTCAACGAAGCATTCGCGGCTCAGGTGCTGGCGGTTACCCGCGAGTGGGACTTTCCTGCATTCTCAGCGACGACCTCGGCGTTTGACCGCCTCAACGTCAACGGTTCTGGCATTTCCTTAGGGCACCCCATAGGCGCGACAGGGGCGCGCATCCTCACAACCTTGGCGTACGAAATGCACCGAAGAGAAGCCCGATACGGCTTGGAAACTATGTGCGTCGGTGGCGGACAGGGCCTGGCGGCAATCTTCGAACGCATCGCATAAGACGCTTTCCTTCCGCCCGGAAACTGGCAGTTCACCCAGTAAAACGTTCAGTTAGCACTGACTAACTGAACTGTTGTTACAGTGAGGATACGACCACACGGCCACTGGGCCAGGAAGGATGACTGCTGATATGCGGATTGTCACTTTTGTTAAGTACGTTCCGGACGCAGCTGGCGACCGGACTTTCGACGACGACAACACGGTAGACCGCGAAAGCGACGGAATTCTTTCCGAGCTTGACGAATACGCGGTAGAAGAAGCCCTGAAAATCAAGGATGCTGTAGGCGACGCTGAAGTTATCGCGCTGACAGTTGGACCCGAAGACGCAGAGGACGCTGTTCGCAAGGCGCTCCAGATGGGCGCCGATGCAGGTGTTCACGTCGACGACGAAGACCTCGAAGGTACGTGTGCAGTGGGAACCGCAAAGGTTCTCGCCGCTACGATCAAAGCATACGAAGAGGAAGAAGAGGAACAGGTTGACCTCATCCTTACGGGCCTTGCATCCACCGACGGTGGCATGAGCGTCATGCCAGCCATGGTTGCTGAACTGCTGGGACGCCCTGC
Coding sequences:
- a CDS encoding LCP family protein, which produces MSHSDIFDDSPETSEESQLRRPRAKKKKMTAGKWVISGLVVLVLLGMAAIGGYFLYVKSLWDKGSQKIEASKIFGDNPPPDASKDGKGTNILLLGSDARKKDVDYTSARGFRSDTILIAHIPADNSGIYVMSVPRDSWVDVEGHGKAKINAAMSYGGLPLATKTFSEFIGAPIHHVAIIDFEGFQGLSTALGGVDVKSEEAFSSNGSNFEAGVNNVEGKRALDFVRARKNFADGDYTRMRHQQEFLKGVMRKTLSGNTLSDPGKISNIVKEFSPYVTVDDGLSSDKMVKMGLGMRGLRASDMHFFTAPNKGPGRAGKASIIVVDEKEQKRMQEAYANGEVAQFAETAKNGAW
- a CDS encoding electron transfer flavoprotein subunit beta/FixA family protein gives rise to the protein MRIVTFVKYVPDAAGDRTFDDDNTVDRESDGILSELDEYAVEEALKIKDAVGDAEVIALTVGPEDAEDAVRKALQMGADAGVHVDDEDLEGTCAVGTAKVLAATIKAYEEEEEEQVDLILTGLASTDGGMSVMPAMVAELLGRPAATQASEVTVEGSTVRVRRDGDTSSQFIEVSLPAVVSVTDQINEPRYPSFKGIMAAKKKPIDYYDLEDLELAEAEVGFDGATTQVVNVAERPPRTAGEIVTDEGEGGNQLVEWLASKKLV
- the wecC gene encoding UDP-N-acetyl-D-mannosamine dehydrogenase, whose translation is MTQGVETSQPTVAVIGLGYIGLPTAAALANGGAKVIGVDVKESTVDAVNRAELPFVEEGMQEVLTKAVTSGNLTASLETPVAQNYIVAVPTPFKGDHEPNLAYIEDAATKIAPQLKGDELVILESTSPPGATERMAQVILDARPDLTMEPGQDNSVYFAHCPERVLPGRIVEELRTNDRIVGSLNGDAGERARDLYKLFCDGEFLMTDAKTAELSKLVENSFRDVNIAFANELSVISSDLGIDVWELIELANHHPRVNILQPGPGVGGHCIAVDPWFIVSSAPETARIVRAAREINDAKPEFVLNQIIPQAEKFTAPKVAVLGLAFKPNIDDLRESPAMLITEQLAQRLPQGQILAAEPNIKELPAKLAEFENVQLTELNDAIRDADIVLLLVDHDEIKAVDPSAVNAGFVYDTRGAWRTK
- a CDS encoding acetyl-CoA C-acetyltransferase, with the translated sequence MINDVVICSPLRTPVGGFGGQFASLTAPQLATQLFEALLAKIALDPEHIDDVVLGHGYPTMEAPSIGRVVALDAGLPVRVAGRQVDRRCASGLQAVLDAAGQIATGGASLVVAGGVESMSGAGFFVDGIRWGSVNGTVNMKDSLQRGRVTAGGKNHVIPGGMIETAENLRRKYAISREEQDLLAVESHRRATQAQRAGHFMEEIVPVTVPGTRKVTEHQVHTDEHIRPNSTLEKLAQLSPILKSTDPKSTVTAGNASGQNDGAAMCIVTTMREAERNGLTPLVRLVSWGVSGVAPETMGIGPVPATEYALNRANLALPDMDLIELNEAFAAQVLAVTREWDFPAFSATTSAFDRLNVNGSGISLGHPIGATGARILTTLAYEMHRREARYGLETMCVGGGQGLAAIFERIA